The Nitrospiraceae bacterium region GCCAGTGCAGTTAGCAACACTCTTTAAGAATGCTAACGTTGATATCGTACACACTCATGCATGGGGTACCTATTTAGAAGGTCTTTTGGCAGCGAAGATAGCTGCTGTTCCAGCACTGGTCCATGGCGAACACGGTCTCGGCCATCTTAATAAATGGCGTCGGATTTTTGCCTACAGATGCCTTCAATATGCGACCGACCAATTTATCACCGTATCGGAGGACTTACGATATAAGTTCGTCTATAGGTTTAAGGTTTCCCCGCATAAAGTCAAAACCATCGTGAATGGGGTTAATCTGCAGCGGTTCAGTTCGGATCCAGCACTAAGGATCAAGAAACGCGAGGAGTTGGTACTGGAAGACGACCATGTGGCGATCGGAAGCATTGGGCGACTTTGCGAAGATAAAGACTATCGCTCCTTATTGAGGGCTATGGCCCTCGTCGTACGCTCCAATCCTCAAGCGCGCCTGTTACTCATCGGAAAGGGACCAGAAAGGCCAGCCTTGGAGGCCTTGTCTAAGGAGCTCAACATTAACGAATATGTTAGGTTCCTCGGAAACAGGGATGATACCGCAGAATTATTGAATGCGATGGATATCTTCGCGTCGAGCTCTATTCGTGAG contains the following coding sequences:
- a CDS encoding glycosyltransferase; protein product: MSLVHVCHVVHSFGIGGTENGIVNLINNADPSKFRFSVCSFSPECDSVQRIVGRKVSVHVLKKGLGNDWRLPVQLATLFKNANVDIVHTHAWGTYLEGLLAAKIAAVPALVHGEHGLGHLNKWRRIFAYRCLQYATDQFITVSEDLRYKFVYRFKVSPHKVKTIVNGVNLQRFSSDPALRIKKREELVLEDDHVAIGSIGRLCEDKDYRSLLRAMALVVRSNPQARLLLIGKGPERPALEALSKELNINEYVRFLGNRDDTAELLNAMDIFASSSIREGIPNSILEAMSAGVAVVATKVGGIPEIVVHGETGLLVNAGQPRAVADSLIKLINAPELRLQFSAACRLRVQDHFSLDGMVQAYERTYLEIFESKKMYV